Below is a window of Malania oleifera isolate guangnan ecotype guangnan chromosome 1, ASM2987363v1, whole genome shotgun sequence DNA.
taacttaataattttaaattattttgactACAAAATTCTAGTCACAGATTAGTGTTCCATTCAAGACTAGTTATATAGTCATTTTGATTCGTGAAATAATTAATCTTTgaaataaagataaaatatagtaaaatttgaaaatatacaGTTTATAGTTGTACCTTACATGTTCATCATTACTTTATTTAAcatctaataaaaataaaaaatcaaacattCTAATTGTAAAAGTTaggaataatattttttttatctattaCTTATTACGAACTCAAAAACATTCACATTTTTATTTACTTGGGCGGCAAGGGTGGTAAatgaacataattttttttaaatctattttTAGAAATTGATATTTCATGAATTAGACATAGGATAAGATGTTGACCTATGATCTTAAGCAATTTGGCGATAACAAAATGTTTGCTCATGATCTTCTAGTCCTATATATGTATGAGTTATGAATTTGGACAAATCTATAATGTATCCTGAAGCAATTAACTTGATTTTGAGTATTTTGGAATTATTAACTAAGAAGTTTTTGGGTTAGCAGGCTTATCAAAACTGCTGCACAAGATGatacaagaaaaatattttaaatgcagAGAAAAGAAAATGATCCAGCCCAATGGTCATGTCCCCTACTCTTAGTGAGGAATATATGAATTTAGAAAGTGTTTGATCCGTGTAACCGGCCTACCCCGGCCAAAATATTTTAAGGGCTCAAAAATGtttaaaaacaaataaagaaacaaGACAAAGCAAGACCTCACAACTTTGAAAATGTTTGACTatgcaaataattttaaataactcACAAGACAAAAGCAACATTATCGAAGCCAGAAAGCCCCAAGCACAAGTTATGCTCAAAATGAAAACTCAAGGGAATAGTAGTGTGCAGCAGGTCGAGTTGATCCCATATCAAATGCTTCTGATTATATTCCAGAAATTCAAACAAAATGAATGATTCTGACCATCTCATGTATCTACTGCATTTGATTGCACTTGCCATTGAATACAAAAGGTTGTTTGGTACAATAAGATTGGAGAGAAGAATGAATAAGAGGATTCCATAAATTCAAACAGAAAGAATGATTCTGACCATCCCATGTATCTACTGCTTTTGATTACACTTACTATCAAAGACAAAGAGACACTAAGACTGCagagaagaggaagagaattGTGTACATAAGACAATGCGATGCCCTACACATCTGCATAAAATAGAAACGCCTTCCACAAGCAGCAAAGTGATGTGCAAGTGCCTTAGCCATGATTATTGGGGATACAGTACCCACAATATTGTGGTTTCTCTGCACAAGTTAATCAGAAAATTAGATCTACAAAACAGATGCAACATGCCCAAGCAATTTTCTTGAGATATTAAGCATTTAAAGTGTTTTCACTAGATTTTtccagccaaaaaaaaaaaaacatgaatatAAGACGTGCATGTTTCACATAAAACTTAGCCCAATATAAAAAGGAGATCTCATGCTTTAACCTATATAATAGCCTTTAACTCCTAAACTTAACTTTCTGTCCAAATCTTGGAATAAATCGTCGACAGCTGAAagcttgatttttcaattttgcaGTTCAAAAGCAGAGAGAAGACTGATTGCTACCAATACAGGTCATTAGGATAGGAGAAGTATCAACTGTGGCAGAGTGGTGGGAAACGATGGTTGGCATTGTTCAGGCATTTCAGGCCTTGGAGTAGAATGAAATGAGATGAAAGAAGATGAAGATAGGTCTGGTGTTTCGGGGTTTTTTttgggaagggggggggggtgtacgATTTGATTATTTGAATGCAGCAACTGACACTACCACCCTTCTCCTAAGTCGTAAATAATGGGGTGAGCTGGAAAAAATATGACACTGTTAAGGTGGTTGGCAGATATTTAGTtagttgttcttaatagagttgaGACTAACAATGTGTTGCCCCGTAGGAGGCCATTTAAGGCTTTATCTCTGAATGTTTGTTCTCTATATTTTGATAATTGAGAATTGGGCATGTCTGGAGTTGGTGGAGGATCTATTGACTATCTCATTTTCAGGTTTTGATAGTGTAGTTGATTCATCATTGAGGAGGTGCGGGTTTTTTGCTGTTTTGTAGGGGATTTGATTGAAGAAAAATGCATGTATATTCATTGAAAAGATGTCTTCATCTATGCTTTAAGATAGGATTCAACATTTGGCCTCAATGTGGGCTTTAGCAGTTGTTTATTTGGAGGATTGTCTTTTTGAGACTTGCAGCATGGTTGGCAGGCAGGGCAGTTTtgatatttttcttcttcttcttctttttgttcctATAAATTCTAATGAGGATTTTTTTACGCTCCTTGTACTTTCTCTTCTCTGaataaaatttcttctttttttgtccaggggaaaaaaaaaattaacacccCTAAGCATCACTGCCTATGATGGTTTGCATTAGCGACTACTAAGTTAGTAACACACATCGTGAGGATTGGACATCCCCAGAAGTCATATTAAAAATCCATAAATATGTCAATATCTAACATCTATTGATAATTTAAGATAAATACCAGTGTTTTAAAAAGCTCAATCGAGACTTGCCTCAAGGCAACGCATGCTTAAAacaccttgaggctcaatctaaaataccaaatttcaAAAAAGCTAATGCATTACATGTTTAGGCTTACGCATTTTTACAAAAAGCATGTtttttgcgcctttttagttgaggcttgtgcattttgggtgtgtgattctcaagttagaattggtaagaaaattttaactacatatttgtataaaagaaatgtcataatattagtttatttctactcttgaacctcaacctttccaaaataaataaGAGTTGTCTCTTGCATCGTGAAAATAGTTTGCAATGGTACaactatctcttgtcatgatttatgtcatgtattcaagttagcaattttttaATGGCCAAAAAGTATTTTGCAGAGTACAtcgaatttttcttttctatattacatttgtgattttctaaatttttatttcattttaaatatatataatttatttaacaaatttttatcttaaaaataaattttcaaaaggcTTACACCCCAGCGCATTAAGGCTTATGCCTCGCCTTTTGAGGGTTAAAACGTCTCGCCTTacgccttcaccttttaaaacattgataaatactaataacttgtCACAAATTAGGAGATCTCTCACTTCCGATGTATGTGTGCTCTGTTACAAAAACTCTGAGACagtttctcatcttcttttgtAATGTGAATTTGCTTGGAGGATGTGGAATATGATTTTCAGCATTCTGGGAGAGAACTGGATATGTCCTCCTGTGGTGGAAGATCTGTAGGATATGTCTTTCTTAGGATTTGGTcgaaggaaggatagggcagcttTATGGAAGTCTGATTTTTTTGCGGTTTTAGGGGCAATATAGATGCAACGTAATACTCAGatattttctagaaaaaattaaattggatgttgatttgggaaaaaaattaagaacTTCGCCCCACTGTGGTGTGTTGGTTACGGATTTTTAAGAGAGTCGAGCTTTCAGGagtttcaaagagattggaggaactcACTAACTTGATTATCTCCTCTCTCTTGGTTATTTTTATTTGTCTATTTCTGGATTGTCCCAGTTTGTCTCAGGACatatctcattctctctctcgTAAATTCTTTATCTACTACTGAAATCTTCTTTTGTTATCGAAAAATAAGAAAATCTATCACCCAATTCCTCAAATTTTTGCAAGTATTGATGTATATTTCAATATGGGCAAATCAGAAATCTaaataatataaaacaattcaCCATGGTCAAGATCATTTTTTTGTAGCCTCCTATGAGACATACAGGAAAGGGGTCGCCAtttacatatatgtgtgtgtgtaatacATGTATGTATGGTATCAATCTCAGTTAGATAGGAGAAAACAACTACATAAATAAGGCAACAAGAATCATAATCAAATTGATAGGCTTTCTTGCATCTCTTTGGGCTTTTTTTTCTGGCTGCTTCAAGGGAATTCATTTTAAGTACTTTGATTGCTCGCTTCATTGGCTCAATGTTTCCTGCTTTCTGTTTTTCATTTagtctctctttctttctttccttctttcatttttttttttttttttaatttggccTCTTCTAGAAGGATACCTTATCCTCCTCATGTATctctttttctttcaaatatattttctttttccatCAGGGAAAAAAACACATGGCAGCAAAAGTAGGTGACAAGCGAATTAAACCTCAACTTAGTTTGCTCAGTCACTGTCAGGAAAAATGAATGCAGTATTAAGGAGTTTTATTCTAGGATCCTTGCAAGAAATCAAGCAATAACACAGGTTAAAATAGGCATTAAATGCCTGATGACTTGTGATTAATAAAAATGCACTTGATTGAATGGAAAAGAAGAACGAGTATCATGTAGCTAATTTCAAAATGGTCGGATAAGATTTTACTGAGTCAACAATTTGAACATTGGAAAAATATAAGACAATGGAAATGGCATGATTGAATTAACTGAATTcttcaacaaaaagaaaaaacatattaaataatGAAATTAAAGGTGAAATATCAAAATAGAGTTGGTAAGAAAagattcaattttttatttcaataacaAAGAAATAACGCTTCCTGCTTTCATTATGGCATTATTCTTGACAGTCATTGCTGTCAAAATATTGAAACATTACACTACTAATAACTATGGTTGGAGTTAAAAAATAGAACTCAAACTACAGCCACACAAGTTACAAAAATATAGTAAAAACATAATGAAACTACAAAACTAAGGAGAAGATATTTAATTAGAGGTAACAAAAGCATAAGCAActccaaaagaaacaaaaagcaCTGTTGACACAGAAATTACTAATGCAGAAGATAAATTACACCACAATGAAACTACAAGAATGAATCAGACTAAAATTTGAAACTCACCACAGCCCAGAAAAGTCTGATATTTATTCACAGAGAGAGCCTAGAAAAAAGTAAGTCCAACTCTTCTTCCTGTGATGCAGTTCTCTGGACAAAAAATAGAGGAGCACAAAAACCAGGAGGCAGTGAATTTTCAATCAAACAGACTAAAATCTAAACCACCTCAATGTGATCCAACCACAATAGCTTCTATACAAAGCTTTCAAATGCTTCCATCATTGACTACCTATATCCATTTAACCATCAATAAAGAAAGGAACTAATTCTCACATTATCATATATGTCAAAGAAACACTGACCATTGGAGCATTTGATAAAATTAAGGGGGCATTTTTGGCTTGGGTTAACCTGCATGATTCTGACAAGTGTGTCTCTGGAATGTTGGATGCCCGAGTTTGGGAAACCATGGAAATCTTATATGGCAGGTATCTTAAATTCCCTAGGAACGCAGGATGCCTTCAAAACATGAGATTCAAGACCAACCTCTCCCCTTAGATAATCTTGGATTCCCATGGAAATATCCCTACCACTTAGGTACTCCTCGACCAAATTGCCCCTCCAAACACATCGTGCtcgctgctgctgctgctgcaacAGCAGCAGCttgacattattattattattattaaaagacAACAAGACAAAAGTACATCAGACTTCCTCCAGTGATCAACTAAAAGCAACTACGAGAATGCTGCCTCCAATCCCTTTGGCGACCAGACAACAAAATCCCCCAAAAATACACAAAGGATGTGTCCTAAAAAAAGATAGGAAGACAACTCTACCCAAGTGAAAAGAATTTGTTTGACCATTAAAGATTCTGGCATTTTGCTCAAGCCAGAGCCCAAAGAATTTTTTTTGCAGTGACAAAACAAAACTATTAATGAGAAGAAATAATTACAATGGaaggaggataagaaatcctccaaaACAATCCCTTGGGATTTTGGACAGGGAGAAACcccaaaaaccccaaaagaatATGCCCTAAAAGAAGCGGGGGAGAAAAAAAGGTTAAACTTTCTCCCaaatcaatcttggagaagtcttTTGATCCTTGAAGAGTCCAAAGAATGGCATACACTGCATATGTCCGTAAAGCCTTCCCTATTTTACTTTTCCCAAAATCCCAAAACCGCACCAACAAGAAATCGTCCACATTTTGAGAGACAACACATGCTTTTCACCAAAACATTCCCCACCCCAACAATGCAGAAATAGGTGCTCATTAGTCTCATTAGACTCTAGGCACATCGTGCAATGATGACCTTATATGGCATCCTTACATGTAACAAGTTATTTGTATTAATACTGTTAAGAATCGACGTCCCAATGAAAGCCCCAAGGGGTTGAAGGTCTCAATAAATGAAGGaagaaagatttgaaagaaaaagaacctGATGAATCCCCTAGCCACACCCTAACATCACTCATCTTTTGAGGGACAAAAGAATCCAAAACACTTGGCAAAGTAGTGAGCTCATCAACCTAGCTTCCATTAAGATTCCTATAGAAGTAAATATCCAAAGAAAGAGAGCATCCTtcctaaggaaaaaaaaaatgtaattggAGCTTTATGAATAcaaaataatctaaaaaaaaaagaggaaccaAAAGCTCCAATGAAACCTGTCCCACCCAAAGATCCTCCCAAAATGGAATCCTATTTATTAACATGACCAGCTTTGAACTATGTAGGaggaaagaataaaaataataatattaacattattattgttGGTGGTGGTGATGCTAGTAGTGGTTTAGTATTCTAACTACTATAATCAGTATTAGTATTAGTATCACctgtttttattattatgattctTCTTGTAAAAAGTATTATTGAAAATTATCGTAATGATTTGTTTTCATTATCATAATTATTATCATAACAAATGTTATTAAATATGCCAAAAGTGgacgagggtgggctaggttgtcACCTCAAAGCAATGCACTGATCGGCACCCAGTTACAATGTCAAATACGCGAGGGTTCTCACATCATTTTGGATGTGAGTGGGTAAAAAAGTTAGTtcaagaaactaagattagatttgCAACTTGTAATATAGGAAGACTTATGAGTAAAGGCATGAAGATAGTAgacgatttaaaaaaaaaaaaactaatctaatcttccttcaagaaactaagtgggtgggggagaaagttagatcAAAACTCTGGtaactggaaaagaaaaacataagaattgGGTAGGAGTCATTGTAGATAAAACTTAAAAGAGAGTGTTGTAGATGTAAagagagtaggggatagaattataaaatcaAAAAGGTCTTAGGCCAAAAaggataataaatgtcattagtgcttatgctccttaagtAGGTTTAACAAAAAACCTTAAAAAACAATTTTAGGAAGATATGGACAGAATTGTACAAGGGATATCAGAGACTAAGAAAATATTCAAAGAGCACATTTAGATGGACACATTGGatgggataataaaggttatgagaagATACAAGGAAGTtatggaaatggaaataaaaatgagtttggggatATGATCTTAgacaagagaactaggtggtggaacttAAAGGGAGAACACTAAATAAAATTTAAAGGTAAAATGATAGAAGATGGTGATTGGACAATAGAGGATGGTGTAGATACAAACACTCTTTGAACTAGGAtagctagttctattaaaaagaaagtaaaagagattttagttgaatcaagaggaagattctaaAATAACAAAGCAAGTTGGTGGCAGGATCAAGGTGTTCAAAAAGCTGGAAAAACAAAAAGATTATGGTACagaacatggcaaaaatgtaaaaacaggaaaaattttgaaaagtatagAAGGAGAGAGATGTTAAAAAAGGTCGTTAATGAAGCTAAACataaatcatttaataatttatatgctagattagatacaaaagaagaggaaagagacatttaaacttgctagagctagagaaagaaagagtaaggacttagataatgtaaaatgtataaaaagtgaggatgatattgtcttggttaaggaagaaggcAAAAAATAAAGATAGCGAAGTAACATTAgcaagctatttaatgaaaaccaagtagaacgcttaaacttagaattgacaaatgaggaaaataaTGGTTTTCTTTGGTCCGGGGTGGGGGAGAAGAAGTATCATTTGATTAGGCGGGAGGTGGTGTGTAGGTCAAAAAGAAAGGGGGCATGGGTCTTGGGAAATTAGCGTCTTAAAACATTTCCTTTCTCCACTACTACTGAATCAACTACTAGGTCTAGGCCCAACTATTGGATTAGGCATCTTTTGCAGTTCAATGCTATTGTGCCACAAGAAAGACAAATTTGCAtcgtattttgaattttttttcatgatgtatttcatattcTCTCATATACGATCAGGATTGTCATGTCTCAATATTTTTTCACAAAGATTGAGTATCCTAGTATCCCAACACCAAACTATATTCACTTGACCAAATGCATTGGTATCATAATCAAATTAATAATTCTTAACTACATGCATCAGCATCGTAATCAGGTCCACAATTGATACTTTAACTCACTTTAATGCTAAGTCATGCATGCATgtgcacacacatgcacacaaaaTCCCAAGGTTTGAATACCTGGATTGACATTAGTTGCATTATTTTGTTGAGAACACGCAAGCGATGAGTTGCATATGTGCTGTTTGCAGGAAGCTGATTCATCCTCTTCATTTCTTCATGAACTGCTGCCATCCTTTCATCACACCCCATTTGCTTCCAATGACCCTTATGCTGAGTGTCAACTCTACTTTCTTCGCTCATATTGAGAGCATCACCACCCTCAAAATAATATTGAGGATCCAGTTTCCCACTAAACCTGATCAAATAGTATTAGAAAAGCATTCAGCACTGTAAAAATTATGACAAGAagaacaaacaagtgaaattgaCAATTTAAGAACATGTTGGAGGTACCATCCTAAGAATATTTTCTTATGGCAATCATGAAATAGATCTTTTTTTTACTGTCCCCTCGAAGCAATTTTTGTCCTCTCTTATTAGTTTATAGCCTCATAATAAAGAGAAGACCCAAATACAAATCCAAGATAAGGTAGCTTGGAACAACCAATGAGATATACTGCCATAAATGCACTCCATTAAATACACGAAAAAAAAGGTTCCCgcggtgggggggggggggggagaagaaGGGTATTCTTAAGGACAAACTTTATTATCCTTAGTGATgagaatggtgtattcccaagaagggggtgaattgggtattttaaaatttcttcctaggttaaatctaAATTgcaatcagtatttcacaacttagggtctttctaagcatttACTAATTCAACAGATAATgagatatgcaaatatttaaaacaagatatagcaaattaaataaagcattcaagtgcggaaattaaagagcaaacacaaaatttgttatcggagttcggccaatactgcctacgtccccgccttgggtataccccttaaggattccactaacctactcacttaaacgggcggagcagaagccatttacaaTCTCTCCTTACAAGGCGAGGAACACCCCTGGCTCAAATTACAGGGCTGAGCCCAACCAATACACCCTCTCCTTAAGGGGCGAAGAAAACCCCAGCTACACTTACCATGCGGAGCCAAAACCCAGCAACACTCTACTTACAAGGATTTTGGATGAAATTCAATGTCTGAACTCCAAGTTCTCAAGCACAGGGTTAGGGTTCATTGGTTTGTAGAATATTTACTAAGATCTGCACCATgcataaaatgttttaaacaatgTCGATGTTTTGTTCACATTTAAAATTAAGATTCTAAAAATGCACATTACATGGATCATAAATAAAGTCAGGAATATTAATAAACTAGAAAATTAAGCTAGATTAAGTTAAGTTTAAGGAATATTTTGGAAATGTGAAACTTTGTTGGAATCATACATTCCAATACCAAAGGCTCCACTAAGGGCAGAGGGTAGGCAATGGAGCTGCCATATTGTTCTGCTTTGAATCTAGTTTGCCAACAAGTCCAGTTCAAAATCTTATTCATGGTCCTCTTCTCCAAACTTGTCACTCTCATCAGAGACGGACTTTCTCCATGCCTTGAGAGCTCGACAGGTGAATTTGTTCACAACCAACTTCTAGAGGAAATTCTAGATTGCATAATTGCATTTGTGCCCCTCCAAGGCTCC
It encodes the following:
- the LOC131144234 gene encoding uncharacterized protein LOC131144234 — protein: MSEESRVDTQHKGHWKQMGCDERMAAVHEEMKRMNQLPANSTYATHRLRVLNKIMQLMSIQRTASQEEELDLLFSRLSL